One genomic region from Listeria monocytogenes encodes:
- a CDS encoding FAD synthetase family protein — protein sequence MEVSHVTLAPNKDSRAAVLTIGKFDGVHIGHQTILNTALSIKKENEILTAISFSPHPLWALKQIEIYREMLTPRMEKERWLAYYGVNHLIETEFTSRYAETTPEEFVTDHLTNLNLSHIVVGSEFNFGKGRDSDVDLLRDLCKPYDIGVTSVPVIETNQTKISSTNIRAFIRRGHFQEAEELLGHPWYITGIVENGEMTGLDDYVLPATGTYQTDSGIVNVTNNRTIEVGLSDGLQQLHMKNELSE from the coding sequence ATGGAAGTATCGCATGTAACGCTCGCACCAAATAAAGATAGTCGTGCCGCAGTTTTAACAATCGGCAAATTCGATGGGGTACATATCGGCCATCAGACCATTTTAAATACAGCCTTATCCATAAAAAAAGAAAATGAAATATTAACCGCTATCAGTTTCAGCCCACACCCACTTTGGGCTTTAAAACAAATCGAAATATATCGTGAAATGCTCACACCAAGAATGGAAAAAGAACGCTGGCTCGCGTATTACGGTGTCAATCATTTAATCGAGACAGAATTTACATCTAGGTACGCAGAAACGACACCGGAAGAATTTGTCACAGATCATTTGACCAACTTGAATTTATCGCATATTGTTGTTGGTTCCGAATTTAATTTTGGGAAAGGGCGCGACTCTGACGTAGATTTACTCCGGGACCTATGCAAGCCCTATGATATTGGTGTCACATCTGTCCCGGTTATTGAAACAAATCAAACCAAAATAAGTTCCACCAACATTCGAGCGTTTATTCGGCGCGGTCATTTTCAAGAAGCGGAAGAGCTCTTAGGCCATCCGTGGTATATTACTGGAATTGTAGAAAATGGTGAGATGACTGGCTTAGATGATTACGTTCTCCCGGCAACAGGTACGTATCAAACAGACTCAGGAATAGTGAACGTAACGAACAATCGCACCATCGAAGTCGGATTGTCAGATGGACTTCAACAATTACATATGAAAAACGAACTTTCCGAGTAA
- a CDS encoding DUF6530 family protein, producing MKIPTTLKHKPVIVVENYEEVDGKNAYHSDAKGLSLGLAQWNDRGKVDISAKVWRHTGDKWSRQSEELPLHRVLDLAILIARTKVHFKDAYRLPHLYDKENPTLDRIGLQGDALTIAVCEDNEYIDEDMQLFEQALKNDDELLSERLKTLSKLLQEAGY from the coding sequence ATGAAGATTCCAACTACCTTAAAACATAAACCAGTAATCGTTGTTGAAAATTATGAAGAAGTAGATGGCAAGAACGCTTACCATTCTGATGCGAAAGGTCTTTCGCTCGGACTTGCGCAGTGGAATGATCGTGGCAAAGTAGATATTTCCGCTAAAGTTTGGCGTCACACGGGTGATAAATGGTCGCGCCAATCTGAAGAACTTCCGCTACATCGTGTGCTCGACTTGGCCATTTTAATCGCTAGAACCAAAGTTCATTTTAAAGATGCTTACCGTTTACCTCATTTGTATGACAAAGAGAATCCCACGCTTGATCGTATTGGTTTGCAAGGAGATGCGCTGACTATTGCCGTTTGTGAAGATAACGAATATATCGATGAAGACATGCAATTATTCGAACAAGCTTTAAAAAACGATGATGAACTTCTCAGTGAACGCCTCAAAACATTAAGCAAACTATTACAAGAAGCAGGTTATTAA
- a CDS encoding GIY-YIG nuclease family protein: MNKDNRKELIRAYKEKSPDAGVYRFISTKSGKSLIDNTMDLKGIANKLAFGVKIGAGNMLPPEMAKEAKEHGIDTIQFEILEKVDIKPEMTKEDIKEENDVLLSLWLEREDI; this comes from the coding sequence ATGAATAAAGACAATCGTAAAGAACTAATTCGTGCATACAAAGAAAAATCTCCCGATGCCGGCGTTTACCGTTTTATCAGTACAAAAAGTGGTAAATCCTTAATTGATAACACAATGGATTTAAAAGGAATCGCCAATAAACTTGCTTTCGGAGTGAAAATTGGAGCGGGAAATATGCTACCACCAGAAATGGCAAAAGAAGCAAAGGAACATGGTATTGACACCATTCAATTTGAAATTCTTGAAAAAGTAGATATTAAGCCCGAAATGACAAAAGAAGATATTAAAGAAGAAAATGATGTACTCCTTAGTTTATGGCTAGAACGTGAAGATATCTGA
- a CDS encoding DUF4064 domain-containing protein, which produces MNPRKSEFVLTLIAGITGIIAGITGIAGGGLLAALSGSEELSNATAMTAADSEALAAAGGLTVIFSIIALVLGIALIVFAVLIKRNAKVFGILTLVAGVVGFFLVGLLWIVPGVLAVIAGIMCLARKVPTDTFS; this is translated from the coding sequence ATGAATCCAAGAAAATCAGAATTTGTTCTAACATTAATTGCGGGAATTACAGGTATTATTGCTGGTATTACTGGAATCGCGGGCGGAGGTCTACTTGCTGCTCTTTCTGGCAGTGAAGAATTATCTAACGCAACTGCGATGACTGCTGCTGACTCTGAAGCACTTGCTGCTGCAGGTGGTTTAACAGTAATTTTCTCTATAATTGCTTTAGTGCTTGGTATTGCTTTGATTGTTTTTGCTGTATTAATTAAACGCAATGCTAAAGTATTTGGTATCTTGACGCTAGTAGCTGGTGTTGTAGGTTTCTTCTTAGTAGGATTACTATGGATCGTTCCAGGTGTACTTGCTGTTATTGCAGGTATTATGTGCCTAGCGAGAAAAGTACCAACTGACACATTTAGCTAA
- a CDS encoding MucBP domain-containing protein produces MKKAFLCLSAIVLSLNFVWINPITGSASKIETTKETNQQVNLKNNVTDIVTSEDLGGQTWLINEVNRQLAPKTVDVNLTFEDLAKITTISLNNRSLTGEVPPEIKNLVSLQRLYLFSNKLSGEIPAELGELTKLTELRLDYNELSGKIPDGLGNISEIALQNNRLVGQIPLSLYENRTGKNEVNVSGNQVTINSQQSEPSVYSAYTFVYPSSTPEYSGHIKANNSFISNLTNDMNLTPFLKNSPTFINLQVVYMFNSELFDGHDVTITDTNDGRVLYDGTLTSDISIPLTNFKSGVHVINVMLDNAPNNPQNQTTFLIDILPVPAHDLTVNYVDEAGAEIHEPQTVSGNVGDDYDVTTPEFELAIDKYELDTEQMPTNGLGTLSSEAQTVTYVYKKVNGAPVTVKYEDQNGVEITTSDVLTGKLDATYQSKAKEIAGFTLDNSKLPANASGIFETNPQTVTYVYQAVPATIKAHDSTIYVEDKWSAEDNFDSAVNSVGAAVSFDDLEVEGTVDTTKAGVYPVTYSFAGESVTINVTVKAKDLPAPPVTPTKPVVPIQPTNPDQPDIQTAPGEHQASTDKSEALKVTVAQKEQPTVAGNLKLPTTGDNLWDSVLYSVFGLIAVCVAFSLFFWRKKQKHS; encoded by the coding sequence ATGAAAAAAGCATTTCTATGCCTATCTGCAATTGTTCTATCATTAAATTTTGTATGGATTAATCCAATTACTGGGTCAGCATCCAAAATCGAAACAACAAAGGAAACAAACCAACAAGTTAATTTGAAAAATAATGTAACGGATATAGTTACTTCGGAAGATTTAGGAGGACAAACGTGGTTAATTAATGAGGTAAACAGACAATTAGCGCCAAAAACGGTCGACGTAAATTTAACATTTGAAGATTTGGCTAAAATTACGACCATTTCATTGAATAATAGATCGCTTACTGGGGAAGTACCACCAGAGATTAAAAATTTAGTATCGCTTCAAAGACTGTATTTATTTTCTAATAAGTTATCAGGAGAAATCCCTGCTGAATTAGGAGAATTAACGAAATTAACGGAGCTTCGTTTAGATTATAATGAACTATCAGGAAAAATTCCCGACGGTCTAGGTAATATTTCCGAAATCGCACTGCAAAATAATCGTTTGGTTGGGCAAATACCTTTAAGTCTCTATGAAAATAGAACTGGCAAAAATGAAGTGAATGTTTCGGGAAATCAAGTGACGATTAACAGTCAACAATCAGAGCCAAGTGTTTATTCAGCCTATACGTTTGTCTATCCAAGTTCTACACCTGAGTATAGCGGACATATTAAAGCAAATAATTCTTTTATTTCTAATCTAACTAATGATATGAATCTTACACCGTTTTTAAAAAACAGCCCTACATTTATTAATCTACAAGTAGTATATATGTTTAACTCGGAATTGTTTGATGGGCATGATGTGACGATTACCGATACGAATGATGGCAGGGTGCTTTATGACGGGACGCTGACGTCGGATATTAGCATACCGTTAACAAATTTTAAATCGGGCGTACATGTGATTAATGTGATGCTTGATAATGCGCCCAATAATCCTCAAAATCAAACTACTTTCTTAATCGATATTTTACCTGTCCCGGCTCATGATTTGACGGTGAATTATGTGGACGAAGCAGGAGCAGAAATCCATGAACCACAAACGGTAAGTGGAAATGTGGGTGATGATTATGATGTAACAACACCAGAATTTGAACTAGCAATTGACAAATATGAATTAGATACGGAGCAAATGCCAACAAATGGACTTGGTACACTTAGTTCAGAGGCTCAAACAGTCACTTATGTATACAAAAAAGTGAACGGCGCGCCTGTCACCGTGAAATACGAGGACCAAAATGGGGTAGAGATAACTACTTCCGATGTGCTAACAGGTAAGCTAGATGCTACGTATCAATCAAAAGCGAAAGAAATTGCTGGATTTACATTAGATAACAGTAAACTACCAGCCAATGCAAGCGGCATTTTCGAAACAAATCCACAAACAGTCACTTATGTGTATCAAGCCGTTCCAGCCACAATTAAAGCGCATGATTCCACGATTTATGTAGAGGATAAATGGAGCGCAGAGGATAATTTTGATAGCGCAGTAAATTCTGTTGGAGCTGCAGTTTCCTTTGATGATTTAGAAGTAGAAGGGACAGTGGATACGACGAAAGCAGGTGTTTATCCAGTTACTTATAGTTTTGCCGGAGAATCTGTGACTATTAACGTAACCGTAAAAGCAAAAGACCTTCCAGCACCACCAGTGACACCGACAAAACCAGTGGTTCCTATCCAACCAACTAATCCAGACCAACCAGACATTCAAACGGCACCAGGTGAACATCAAGCTTCCACTGATAAATCAGAAGCATTAAAAGTAACCGTGGCACAAAAGGAACAACCTACAGTAGCAGGGAATTTAAAACTGCCAACTACTGGGGATAATCTTTGGGACAGTGTGCTGTATAGTGTATTTGGTTTAATAGCGGTATGTGTCGCATTTAGTTTATTCTTCTGGCGTAAAAAGCAAAAGCATAGCTGA
- a CDS encoding helix-turn-helix domain-containing protein, with protein MLNENIKAIRKSKGLSQEEIAIKLNVVRQTISKWEQGLSVPDSDMLISISEVLETPVSTLLGETVMVSKVDDVKAISEKLEIINLQFAQRKTARRKMLYWLFVSLCAVIAIISAVFIILNSPYLGWDYSDPETSVIGVAFHTFEWLFVRLAPIILIGGVVGIFLTRKNV; from the coding sequence ATGTTAAACGAAAATATTAAAGCAATCAGAAAATCAAAAGGACTTTCGCAAGAAGAAATTGCCATCAAACTGAATGTGGTGCGACAAACAATCTCTAAATGGGAGCAAGGACTGTCAGTTCCTGATTCCGATATGTTAATCTCCATATCGGAAGTGCTTGAAACACCAGTAAGCACTTTGCTTGGAGAAACTGTTATGGTTTCAAAGGTTGATGATGTAAAAGCAATTTCCGAAAAACTGGAGATTATAAACTTACAGTTTGCTCAAAGAAAGACCGCCAGACGAAAAATGCTTTATTGGCTATTTGTCTCGTTGTGTGCCGTTATAGCAATAATTTCTGCGGTCTTTATAATACTAAATAGTCCTTACTTAGGTTGGGATTATAGTGATCCTGAAACTAGCGTTATCGGAGTAGCTTTTCATACATTTGAATGGTTGTTTGTCAGATTAGCACCGATTATCCTTATAGGAGGAGTCGTTGGAATTTTTCTAACGCGGAAGAACGTATAA
- a CDS encoding LacI family DNA-binding transcriptional regulator, translating to MKKTSIKDIAKLSGVSVATVSRVINDNGRFSEETREKVLAVIKETNYQMNFSAKSLRMNKSFSVGILVPDISNYFFSSVVQQIEAILFDQGYSTIICNTGRNLDKEMAYLNMLESKMVDGLIVISGADEFGFKYTNAENGIPYVCIDRQPKDKKDTIFISSNHYQGAFEATEALIHAGVKSPVIFMHSRQSSSAKERLKGFQDALKKNNIRYDPDVSKFTVDLQIHNYQKSIITFVNEVTTMDGIFAINDNIALELLNLLPTIGKKIPNDIKVIGFDDTPQCNYTVPKLSSVKQNIPKIAQITVDNLITIIKNPKQKKRITEIVPVELSLKDSI from the coding sequence ATGAAAAAAACATCCATAAAAGATATCGCTAAATTAAGTGGCGTCTCCGTTGCAACTGTATCTCGTGTCATCAATGATAATGGCCGCTTTTCAGAAGAAACACGGGAAAAAGTGCTGGCTGTTATTAAAGAAACCAACTACCAAATGAATTTTAGCGCAAAAAGCTTACGCATGAATAAATCTTTTTCTGTCGGAATTTTAGTTCCGGATATTAGCAACTATTTTTTCTCTAGCGTTGTTCAGCAAATTGAAGCTATTTTATTCGATCAAGGCTACTCTACTATTATTTGTAATACAGGCCGTAATTTAGATAAAGAAATGGCATATTTAAACATGTTAGAGAGCAAAATGGTGGATGGGTTGATTGTTATTTCAGGCGCAGATGAATTTGGCTTTAAATATACCAACGCCGAAAATGGTATTCCTTATGTATGTATTGACCGCCAACCAAAAGATAAAAAAGATACAATTTTCATTTCATCAAATCACTACCAAGGAGCTTTTGAAGCTACGGAAGCATTAATTCATGCCGGAGTGAAATCCCCTGTTATATTTATGCATAGCAGGCAATCGTCTTCAGCTAAAGAACGTCTCAAAGGTTTTCAAGACGCCTTAAAGAAAAATAATATTCGCTACGACCCTGACGTTTCCAAATTTACAGTAGATTTACAAATACACAATTATCAAAAAAGCATTATTACCTTTGTCAATGAAGTAACAACAATGGATGGTATTTTTGCGATTAATGATAATATCGCGCTTGAGCTATTGAACCTCTTGCCAACTATCGGAAAAAAAATACCAAATGACATTAAAGTAATCGGATTCGATGATACCCCGCAGTGCAATTACACTGTTCCCAAATTGAGTAGCGTGAAACAAAATATTCCTAAAATCGCTCAAATAACCGTAGATAATTTAATTACTATTATTAAAAATCCTAAGCAAAAGAAACGCATTACAGAGATTGTTCCCGTTGAATTATCTTTAAAAGACTCAATTTAA
- the rpe gene encoding ribulose-phosphate 3-epimerase produces the protein MSKKLICPSMMCADFSGLEREVEELDKAGSDVFHVDIMDGAFVPSFGMGLQDFEEIRQKTQKLVDVHLMIMNPGDYVEMFADKGADIIYIHPEADLHPARTLDKIRNKGKKVGIAINPGTAIATIKELLPLVDNVMVMTVNPGFAGQKYLDYVDVKIAELVELKKDYTFEIMVDGAISPEKISKLSQLGVKGFVLGTSALFGKKESYAEIIKKLKQEKMEELR, from the coding sequence ATGAGCAAAAAACTGATTTGTCCTTCTATGATGTGTGCTGATTTTTCTGGCCTAGAAAGGGAAGTGGAAGAATTAGACAAAGCTGGAAGCGATGTTTTTCATGTTGATATTATGGACGGCGCTTTTGTACCAAGCTTTGGTATGGGGTTACAAGATTTTGAAGAAATTCGTCAAAAAACTCAAAAGTTAGTTGACGTCCATTTGATGATCATGAATCCAGGTGATTATGTGGAAATGTTTGCTGATAAAGGTGCAGATATTATTTACATTCATCCAGAAGCTGATTTACATCCAGCTAGAACATTAGACAAAATCCGAAATAAGGGGAAGAAAGTTGGTATTGCGATTAATCCGGGAACGGCGATTGCAACAATTAAAGAACTTTTACCATTAGTTGATAATGTGATGGTGATGACAGTTAATCCAGGTTTTGCAGGACAAAAATATTTGGACTATGTAGATGTGAAAATCGCAGAACTTGTCGAATTGAAAAAGGATTATACTTTTGAAATTATGGTGGATGGGGCAATATCTCCAGAAAAAATCAGCAAACTTTCTCAGTTAGGTGTTAAGGGGTTTGTGCTAGGAACATCCGCATTATTCGGAAAAAAAGAAAGTTATGCTGAAATAATCAAAAAGTTAAAACAAGAAAAGATGGAGGAATTACGATGA
- the rpiB gene encoding ribose 5-phosphate isomerase B gives MKIAIGNDHVGIELKPVIVAYLQDLGHEVDDFGAFSNERTDYPEYGKKVAESVAAGKSDLGILICGSGVGISIAANKVNGIRAVVCSEPYSAKLSREHNNTNILAFGSRVVGAELAKMIVQNWLDAEFEGGRHAKRVEMIARIEDEND, from the coding sequence ATGAAAATTGCTATTGGAAATGATCATGTTGGAATCGAGCTTAAGCCAGTTATTGTTGCGTATTTACAGGATTTAGGTCATGAAGTAGATGATTTTGGTGCTTTCTCAAATGAACGAACTGATTATCCTGAATATGGTAAAAAAGTTGCAGAAAGTGTAGCGGCGGGAAAATCGGACTTAGGAATTTTAATTTGTGGTTCAGGAGTGGGTATTTCAATTGCTGCTAATAAAGTAAACGGAATTCGCGCTGTTGTTTGTAGCGAACCATACTCTGCAAAACTATCACGCGAGCACAATAATACTAATATTTTAGCTTTTGGTTCAAGAGTTGTTGGTGCAGAACTTGCGAAAATGATAGTTCAAAACTGGTTGGATGCAGAATTTGAAGGTGGAAGACATGCGAAACGCGTCGAAATGATTGCTAGAATTGAAGATGAAAATGATTAA
- a CDS encoding beta-glucoside-specific PTS transporter subunit IIABC, producing the protein MDYQKLAKEILANVGGEENVRSVVHCATRLRFKLVNKEKADKKQIESISGVISVVENAGQLQVIIGNTVGDVYKALGSFTKLTDDGDSEIAKGTKDSDGNFLSKAIDVISGIFTPILGALAGGGMLKGLLMILTTFGWLTESSGTYQILYAAADSVFYFLPLILAYTAARKFGANPPVAIAAAGALVYPTMINLFNEGAHITFLQIPVVLMSYSFSVIPIILAVWFLSILERFLNSKIHEAAKTFLTPMICLMLIVPLTFLAFGPLGTFISQGLASGYTFIYNLSPIVAGAFMGAFWQVLVIFGIHWGFVPIMINNLSRYGRDTMIAMVGPSNFAQAGASLGVFLKTKKPEVKAIAGSAALTGFFGITEPSIYGVTLKYKKPFVIASIAGAIGGAIVGAAGSSGAANAIPGILTLPIFIGKGFVGFILGIAVAYILSAIGTYFFGYKDEMADGIAPTTKEAKETGVEAEVIVSPIRGNIVPLNEVKDEAFSAGLLGKGVAIVPQEGKLISPVNGTIETAFPTGHAIGIRSDKGVEILLHVGFDTVQLNGKYFKLLVAQGDRVLVGQALLEFDLEAIKADGYDITTPIVVTNTDAYLDVLISDQKTVNYEDTLLTPVL; encoded by the coding sequence ATGGATTATCAAAAACTAGCTAAAGAGATTCTGGCTAATGTTGGCGGAGAAGAAAATGTGCGCTCAGTGGTTCACTGTGCTACACGACTTCGCTTCAAATTAGTAAACAAAGAAAAAGCAGACAAAAAACAAATCGAAAGCATATCGGGAGTTATTAGTGTTGTAGAAAATGCTGGACAATTACAAGTAATCATTGGCAATACCGTTGGAGATGTATATAAAGCACTGGGTTCTTTTACTAAACTAACAGATGATGGCGACTCGGAGATAGCAAAAGGGACAAAAGATTCAGATGGGAACTTTTTGAGTAAGGCAATTGATGTTATTTCAGGTATATTCACACCTATTTTGGGAGCGCTTGCAGGTGGTGGTATGCTCAAAGGATTGCTGATGATTCTTACTACTTTTGGATGGTTGACCGAATCAAGTGGTACGTATCAGATTTTATACGCGGCTGCTGATAGTGTGTTCTATTTCTTACCGCTTATTCTTGCTTATACTGCTGCGAGAAAATTTGGTGCTAATCCTCCGGTCGCGATTGCAGCAGCAGGTGCACTAGTATATCCTACAATGATTAATCTATTTAATGAGGGAGCTCATATTACTTTCTTACAAATACCAGTCGTATTAATGAGTTATTCTTTCTCCGTTATTCCAATTATCTTGGCAGTTTGGTTTTTATCTATTTTAGAAAGATTTCTTAATAGTAAAATTCATGAGGCAGCGAAGACCTTTTTAACGCCGATGATTTGCCTGATGCTTATCGTACCGCTTACATTCTTAGCGTTTGGACCTCTGGGTACGTTTATTAGTCAAGGTTTAGCTAGCGGGTATACATTTATTTATAACTTGAGCCCAATTGTAGCGGGTGCTTTTATGGGTGCGTTCTGGCAAGTATTAGTTATTTTTGGGATTCATTGGGGCTTTGTGCCAATCATGATTAACAACTTATCACGCTATGGGCGTGACACCATGATTGCGATGGTTGGACCATCAAACTTTGCTCAAGCAGGTGCATCACTTGGAGTATTTTTAAAAACAAAAAAACCGGAAGTCAAAGCTATTGCTGGTTCTGCCGCACTTACAGGCTTTTTTGGAATTACAGAACCGTCTATTTACGGGGTTACTTTAAAATACAAAAAACCATTTGTTATCGCGAGTATCGCCGGTGCAATTGGTGGTGCGATAGTTGGTGCAGCTGGGTCTTCTGGTGCAGCGAACGCTATCCCGGGAATTTTAACATTACCAATTTTTATCGGAAAAGGATTTGTTGGCTTTATTCTCGGAATTGCTGTAGCCTATATTTTATCAGCAATCGGCACATACTTCTTCGGTTATAAAGACGAGATGGCAGACGGAATTGCTCCAACTACAAAAGAAGCGAAAGAAACTGGCGTCGAAGCAGAAGTTATTGTAAGCCCTATTCGCGGCAATATTGTTCCGTTAAATGAGGTAAAAGATGAAGCTTTTTCAGCAGGGTTACTTGGAAAAGGTGTAGCAATCGTTCCACAAGAAGGTAAATTAATCTCACCAGTAAACGGCACTATCGAAACAGCTTTTCCAACAGGACATGCGATTGGAATTCGTTCTGATAAAGGGGTAGAAATTTTGCTTCACGTTGGCTTTGATACTGTTCAATTAAATGGGAAATATTTTAAATTACTTGTGGCTCAAGGTGATAGAGTTTTGGTAGGGCAAGCATTACTTGAATTTGACCTAGAAGCAATTAAGGCAGATGGTTATGATATTACGACTCCGATAGTTGTAACTAATACGGATGCTTACTTAGATGTACTCATCTCGGATCAAAAAACTGTTAATTATGAAGATACGCTATTAACACCAGTACTTTAA
- a CDS encoding glycoside hydrolase family 1 protein, with amino-acid sequence MFNLQKGFPENFKWGSSTNAQQFEGGYKEGGKGLSIADVRVIPDMPDESDFESFKTASDHYHHYKEDIAYYGEMGFQIYRFTMAWSRIFPNGDETEPNDAGVEFYSNMLAELEKYNIEPVVTLYAYDMPLQLLEKYNGWLDRAIIKDYLHYVETVVKLFKGRVKYWVPFNEQNFISIDSEYMSGYRAKNKAEVFQIQHHFNLCYAEATKLVHQIDPDAKVGGNIGNICPYPMTCKPEDVEASDKVAQQLGYAYGDIYFRGYYPKYFLKEYEGVDFEQIILDDDLTIIKSSEPDFMSLTYYMSSAIEAKGEEEVVVMNGIKAPNPYCETTEWGWTIDPYGFKHYLQEFYHRYQLPILILENGMGARDEKNTDDTIDDTYRIDYLASHIARMQEAVEEGCEIIGYLTWSATDLYSTREGFEKRYGFVYVDKDNSYKRLKKKSFYWYKKVIETNGNDLSY; translated from the coding sequence ATGTTTAATTTGCAAAAAGGTTTTCCAGAAAATTTTAAATGGGGTAGCTCCACTAATGCGCAACAATTTGAAGGTGGCTATAAAGAAGGTGGAAAAGGGCTTTCGATTGCGGATGTGAGGGTTATTCCAGATATGCCAGACGAATCTGATTTTGAATCGTTCAAAACGGCTTCAGACCATTATCATCATTATAAAGAGGATATTGCTTATTACGGGGAAATGGGCTTCCAAATTTATCGTTTTACAATGGCTTGGTCGAGAATTTTCCCGAACGGAGACGAAACAGAACCAAACGATGCTGGAGTTGAGTTTTATAGTAATATGTTGGCAGAGTTAGAAAAATATAATATCGAACCAGTTGTTACTTTATATGCTTATGATATGCCGTTACAACTGCTTGAAAAATATAATGGTTGGCTAGATAGAGCAATTATCAAAGATTACCTACATTATGTAGAAACGGTCGTGAAATTATTTAAAGGTCGAGTGAAATATTGGGTTCCTTTCAACGAGCAAAACTTTATTTCGATTGATTCTGAATACATGAGTGGTTATCGTGCTAAAAATAAAGCAGAAGTTTTCCAAATTCAACATCATTTTAATTTGTGTTATGCAGAAGCAACGAAGCTTGTACACCAAATTGATCCAGATGCAAAAGTTGGTGGAAATATTGGTAACATTTGCCCTTACCCAATGACTTGCAAACCCGAAGATGTCGAAGCAAGTGACAAAGTAGCGCAACAGTTAGGTTATGCTTATGGAGATATTTATTTCAGAGGATACTATCCAAAATACTTCCTTAAAGAATATGAAGGCGTAGATTTTGAGCAAATCATTTTAGATGATGACTTAACTATTATCAAAAGTTCTGAGCCAGACTTCATGTCGTTAACATACTATATGTCGAGTGCGATTGAAGCAAAAGGCGAAGAGGAAGTTGTGGTAATGAACGGGATCAAAGCGCCAAACCCATATTGTGAAACAACTGAATGGGGTTGGACAATTGATCCATATGGTTTTAAACATTATTTGCAAGAGTTCTATCATCGCTATCAATTACCAATTCTAATTCTGGAGAATGGGATGGGTGCACGCGACGAAAAAAATACCGATGATACAATTGATGATACGTACCGAATTGATTATTTGGCTTCACATATTGCGCGTATGCAAGAAGCTGTTGAAGAGGGGTGCGAAATTATTGGTTATCTTACATGGTCCGCAACAGATCTTTATTCAACGCGTGAAGGTTTCGAGAAAAGATATGGCTTTGTTTATGTTGATAAAGATAATAGCTATAAACGTTTGAAGAAGAAAAGTTTCTATTGGTATAAAAAAGTAATTGAAACTAATGGAAATGATTTAAGTTATTAA
- a CDS encoding Crp/Fnr family transcriptional regulator codes for MPEKLDTVLGYLKEFPDYYKYVTKKTYTLNEKIIFEDEKAKSIFFIVEGYAAVELEDNLRKTNYISIFVLPYNVLGIDAFSSYPKKKHSITVMSESLMLYKIDADFLLNILSIKPDVNDFLLTSIADVFARHYALLGMIAKTPKERIYMALENLAVEMGTEDEERNEIVLPNFINQSVLARYCRTTQPNISNLLTELVEEEFLINKKSPYRIDKDSLDI; via the coding sequence ATGCCAGAGAAACTTGATACCGTACTTGGATATTTAAAAGAATTTCCAGACTACTATAAATATGTAACGAAGAAAACCTATACATTAAATGAAAAAATTATTTTTGAAGATGAAAAAGCGAAAAGTATCTTTTTTATCGTGGAAGGTTATGCTGCAGTTGAATTAGAGGATAATTTAAGAAAAACGAACTACATTTCCATCTTTGTTCTTCCATATAATGTTTTAGGAATTGATGCATTCTCCTCTTATCCGAAAAAAAAGCATAGTATTACGGTCATGAGTGAAAGTCTTATGCTTTATAAAATCGATGCTGACTTTTTACTCAACATATTATCAATCAAACCGGATGTAAATGATTTTCTTTTGACGAGTATTGCAGATGTTTTCGCTCGCCACTATGCACTTCTTGGAATGATTGCCAAAACGCCGAAAGAACGGATTTACATGGCTTTAGAAAATCTTGCGGTAGAGATGGGCACTGAAGATGAAGAAAGAAATGAAATTGTATTACCAAACTTTATCAACCAGTCAGTCCTTGCCAGATATTGCCGCACAACGCAGCCAAACATATCCAATTTATTAACCGAACTTGTAGAAGAAGAATTTTTGATCAACAAAAAAAGCCCTTACCGGATTGATAAGGACTCTTTGGATATATGA